A region from the Algoriphagus machipongonensis genome encodes:
- a CDS encoding IS110 family RNA-guided transposase, which produces MDTEVSPKLFIGIDVHKRQWSVCIITANCHHKTFSQAPDPKALKSYLDKFFPKYQIICCYEACKFGFWIYRDLKSFGYECLVINPADLPTTNKESSEKTDPVDSRKMAKALRAGLLRGIHVPTLETEGDRQLFRYRKRLWADLVRVKNRIKDKLLQNGIETPPKYDNPYWTKDFLDWLAIVELPSDSSRLVMDLLLDQFEFTYRHFLKVSISVRALQRKSKYKANSKLLRQIPGIGPLTTVQLLTEIEDVNRFRNFKHFNSYIGLKPMVHSSGESDRKGYMTYRHHQGLRSSLIECAWTTVQRDPVMLNRYEELLQRHTGKRAIVIIARKLLSRIYHVLKTGEPYQVGYST; this is translated from the coding sequence ATGGACACCGAAGTTTCTCCTAAGTTATTCATTGGTATTGATGTGCACAAGCGCCAGTGGAGCGTTTGCATCATTACAGCCAATTGCCATCATAAAACCTTCAGTCAGGCACCTGATCCCAAAGCCTTGAAGTCTTACTTGGATAAGTTTTTTCCAAAATATCAGATCATTTGCTGTTATGAAGCCTGTAAGTTTGGTTTTTGGATCTATCGGGATCTAAAGAGTTTCGGATATGAATGTCTGGTGATCAATCCAGCTGATCTTCCCACTACCAATAAAGAAAGTAGTGAAAAAACCGATCCTGTGGATAGTCGCAAAATGGCCAAAGCTCTCCGTGCAGGACTGCTGCGAGGAATCCACGTGCCTACCCTGGAAACAGAAGGTGATCGCCAGCTCTTCCGATATCGCAAAAGGCTCTGGGCAGACTTGGTTAGAGTAAAAAACAGGATCAAGGACAAACTCCTTCAAAACGGGATAGAAACACCTCCTAAATACGATAATCCTTATTGGACAAAGGATTTTCTGGACTGGCTGGCCATCGTAGAGCTCCCTTCGGACAGCAGCAGACTGGTAATGGATTTATTGCTCGATCAGTTTGAATTTACCTACCGTCACTTTTTGAAGGTCTCCATTTCTGTCCGTGCGCTACAGCGAAAATCCAAATACAAGGCAAACTCCAAGCTGCTGAGACAGATTCCCGGGATAGGTCCTTTGACAACAGTACAATTGCTCACCGAAATAGAGGATGTTAACCGTTTCAGGAATTTCAAACACTTCAACAGTTATATCGGGCTCAAACCGATGGTCCATTCCAGCGGTGAATCAGACCGAAAAGGATACATGACTTATCGCCATCATCAGGGACTGAGAAGCTCACTGATCGAATGTGCCTGGACCACTGTCCAACGCGATCCGGTGATGCTGAATCGATACGAGGAACTATTGCAAAGACATACCGGCAAACGAGCCATAGTTATCATAGCAAGAAAGCTCTTGTCAAGAATATATCATGTCCTAAAAACGGGTGAACCTTACCAGGTAGGATATTCAACTTAG
- a CDS encoding DUF4265 domain-containing protein, translating to MTETNEKYEKILFKYHSNVLDELTVETMWAEIIDKDNGIYKLDNIPFYGPQIATDDEFYAEFDESEKMLTYKMTTKHSGNSIILVVITEKGFDKEIIRNRLKELDCKSEGLSDSYFSMEILKDVNYSQIQKILAEYENDGILEYAEPCLSEKHKTDLKNN from the coding sequence ATGACAGAAACTAACGAAAAATACGAGAAAATTTTATTCAAATATCACAGCAATGTTCTGGACGAACTGACTGTTGAAACTATGTGGGCTGAAATAATTGACAAGGATAACGGAATTTACAAACTGGATAATATTCCATTCTACGGACCACAAATCGCAACAGATGACGAATTTTACGCGGAATTTGACGAATCGGAAAAAATGCTGACCTATAAAATGACAACTAAACATTCTGGGAACTCTATAATTTTAGTGGTCATTACCGAAAAAGGATTTGACAAGGAAATCATTAGAAATAGACTCAAAGAACTGGATTGCAAAAGCGAAGGATTAAGTGATTCGTACTTTTCAATGGAGATTTTGAAAGATGTAAATTATTCTCAAATCCAGAAAATATTAGCGGAATATGAGAACGATGGAATTTTGGAATATGCAGAACCCTGTCTTTCGGAAAAACATAAAACGGATTTAAAAAACAACTAG